The Cognatishimia activa nucleotide sequence ACGGATCAAAGTTTGCCGTGGAGGGGATGAGTGAGGCGCTGTCTCACGAGATGGCTGCAATTGGAGTTAAGGTGAAGCTGATCGAGCCTGGGGTTATGAACACCAATTTTGCCACCACATCCTTTGACATGAACCTCGATCCGTCTCTGACGGAATACCAAGACTATGTCGCCCGCGTTACCGGTGCCATGAGTGGAGGAATCGAAAACGCTTCTGATCCGATCAGAGTGGCCGAAACAATCTGGGCGGCGGCCACCGACGGCACCAAACAATTGCGCTATATTGCAGGTCAGGATGCTGAACAGATCATCGCAGCCAGAAAGGCGATGGACGACCCCGAGTATCTGGCAATGATCCGGGGCCAATTCGGCGCCTGAAAATTCTGTTTGAGGGCATGTCATGAAGCGTGCCCTCGACTTCCGCTCATCACAATTAGGCTATCCCCTTTTAGTTCTAAAGTTGCAGCGGTATGTCTTAATTATGCGATTGGAAAAGAACGAGAAATTCACACTAAACCCCGGCTGGCGCATTCTGTTTTCTGAAATGAACCTGCCGGTTGGTGAGACCCTAAGACGCGCCGGGTTATCCCCCAGACTTTTTGAAAAGCTACCGGTAACCTTGGATGCAGCCAGTTTCTTTCGGTTCTGGAAGGCCATGGAGAAGGCTGGAAACGACCTTGAAATTCCCATCCTGATGGCCAAGTCGCTTGATGTAGAGGTCTTTTCACCGCCACTGTACTCTGCGGTCTGTTCCCACAACTTGCGCCAGGCTGCGGAGAGGATCAGGCGCTACAAAGCCCTGATGGGACCAATCACATTAGACATCGAAGACACACCCAAGCAGCTTAAAATCATCTGGCGGTGGCCGCTTCATTTGGAACCGCCGCTGGGGTTCTTGCTCGCTGATATGTTGTTCTGGGTGTATCTCGCACGCAAATGCACACGGTTTAACATCGCGCCGCGCGAGGTCACGGTCCCAATCTTGCCCTCCTCTCTGACTGACTACCTGGACTATCTGGGTGCGCCGCTTACGCGGGCCGACGAGGTGTCTCTGACGTTCTCCGGAACAGACGCCGAGCTTGATTTCCTGAGCAGCAATGACGCGATCTGGAGCGCTTTTGAACCCAAACTGCGCGATCAACTCGCAGAGCTTCAAAGCGGAACTTCAGTCACGGATCAAGTGCGTATCGCCCTGATGCGGGCGATCCCAGCGGGCACCGCGACAGCAAGCCATGTGGCCGAGACGTTGTCCATCACGACACGGACGTTACAACGCCGCCTTCAGACAGAGGGCGCAAGCTTCAAATCCGTTTTGAACGCCACCCGCGCCGATTTGGCCCGCCACTACCTCACAACGTCAACCCTACCGCTCTATGAAATCTCATTCCTAATTGGCTACAAGGAGCCAAGCTCTTTCAACCGGGCCTTTCGGGAGTGGGAAGGCATGACACCCGAAGAATTTCGCAACTGCTGAGCTTTGTGTCGAAGGTGGGGCTACCAATAGCCGACATTCGTACATGTTGCAGCATCGGCGAAAATGGGCTCACTTCTGCCCTCTGAGGCATCGCAGCATCTGATGAGAATAACCTCGGAAACCGATCGCAGACGGCCCATTCCTGCCGTTGACCGGTACTGGCCAATGCTGCGTCAGCAGCACGCTTTGCGGTCATTCGCTGCGTTAGCGAAACTTAATACGGGATGAACTCACACAACGCGGACGAAGTGTGAATTCGCTGCGCATGCGCTAATGCACGCTATTCAGTTTAGTCAGACTTGCTTGATAAGAGTTTGGCCAGCGATTGGCGCGTGGCATCATTGGCGCCTGGTCCAGCCTCAAAACGAAGTTGCTCTGGGGAAAGTGTAACGCCATCGGTTGTTTGTACTTTAAGTGGCGCAAGTTTGCTTCCTGAACGGCCGTCCAGAACCGAGATGGGTTCATTGTCTTTCCCAAAGACCCACTTGTCCCCCCACTGGCCGATACCAACAAGAACTGCAAAGAGATCATAACCTTTTTCGGTTAGCCCATAGCGAGGATGTTCTTTGTCTTTCTGGATGGCCTCCACCAAGCCATGGTCGGCAAGATGCTTGAGGCGAGCCGTAAGTATACCCTTGGAAATACCAAGGCGCTCTTGCATCAGCGTGAAACGATCAACACCAACCATCAGTTCCCGGATCACTAGCAGGCTCCAGGAATCCCCCAGTATGTCGAGTGTACGGGCCCAGCTGCAGTTTCGCTCAGAGTGCGGGATATTCGGTCGTCGCGGCACAGCAATTCCTGACTGATCAATTTGATAAGCTGAATTTTAGCCAAGTTGCGGCTTGTTGAGAATGCGACCTAGAGCCAATGCCACAATTGACTTGAGGCAAGCGGGTCAAGGTTGGGTAGAGAAGCTGGCCAAAGGGGCCACCCTGGCGCATGCGGACCACAAGACACTCCTGCGTGCTTGGTCAAACGGCGGCATTACCGCTGCTGACGAATTGATGCCCGCAATGCTGGGGAAAACCCTTATGAGCGACGACTGCCAAGGCAGCCTCTTGGGCGCGATTGAAGCCGCGAAGCATGGTCAACCCCGCCCCGAATACAAGTTCCAAGGAAAGTAGAAATCTCATGTCTGACTCCCTAAAGAAACAAAGGTTTCTTCCTTTGTGGATATACCTTCTTATTGCCGTTCAGCTGTTCTTGATAACCGGTGTAACAATTGTTGGCATGCAGGACATCACAATCATGCATCCGGATCAGACCGGGACGAGCTATCTCGCGTCGCTCTACATCACACGAAACCTGGTCGCCGTAGGTGGACTGGTACTGGCCGCCTTCTTTTTCCGCAGCTACGTAGCTTTCCTTGTAGTCTATCTGTCGCGGATCGCCACTGAGATCTCCGATTTTTCCAATTCCATCTGGTACGGCCGCGACCCAGAGCTCATGGCATCTCTGCCCTATATGGTCATTTTTATGGTTTTGCTTCCGATCATCGCTTTGGCGGTGGTGTGGCCGCACGCCACGAGCGAGGCTCGCAAGCTGCGCGGAGATAGCACCAACAGAATCCAAACGGGGTTTTGAAAAACAGGTGACAATAATGAACGACTAAGCCGACCTTCGTGCCTCCCGCAGCACCAGTCACTTTGGGTTCGAAGCTGCCTTGCGGCGGTGCGATAGCACGGCTGCAGCGAAATTTTCATCAAACCTCACTGGCCAGATGACCGCATCCAGCCCTCCAATAGACACGATTGCTACACACAGCGAGCAACAAGCAGCCATTCGCCCCAGTCGAATTTCAATCCTGCAATTAAAAGTGCATTAACAAACCAAGCGGGTCGAAAGGCGGTATCATTGCAGCGGTAAAGCAACCTCGGCGAACGCAAATCACTTTAGCGCGGGCTGATAGGATTGTTTCAGCCCAAGATATGCAGGCCCAAATGCTGAAAGTCCTTTTGGTGTCAGGAACGGAGCCGGCGCCGGCAAAATCACCACCGATACTTTCTGACCTCTAAAATAGTTTGGATTGGTCACAGGATCGCCCGTTTCGATATCTATCAAGCAAATGAGATCCGGGATCGTCGCATGAACTTGGTCGTTTAAGCGCCCGATCATGTTCTCGTTCTTCAGCCAAATTCGGTATTGATCTCCGGAATGCTCACCAGTGCCTTCAATGGCAATATCACCAATCGTGAACCCGTCTTCAGTTTTCCAGCTGTTTTCACCGACGATCCCACGGAAGACGACGGCGCCTCGCCCTTCATTCGCAATTGCTTCTGGAACGTCGGCTCCACGCCCTTTGGTTTTACGCCATGTTTCCCCCATGCGCATGGCCATTGAAATCGCGCCAGGAATGACCGCGTGGCGAATTTCACGAATTTCCAGCGCATGATCAATTGCTGCGATATCATTTCTGCTGACGACAGACAGGGCTCGAACGATGTGTTCAGCGCGCTCGTCGTCCATGACGTTTTCGCAAATAATAGTCTCTCCGAATGCGTTGGCAGTCACAATTGGTGCAGCGGGCAACCCATTGATATAGTATGTGGAATGCGTGATCTCTGGGACAGCGCGTCCGGCAGGATCAGCGTCGATGATGTATGCATCTGCCATGGCTGCTGCATAAAACGCTGCTGCAGTGTTTGATCCACCCAGTTCGCAAGAAATGGTTCCGTAGAACTTTCTTCCCAAATAGTCTTCAAAACGATTGAAAGCCGCCAGAATGGACGGTTCAGCCATACGCGGCAAACGTTCATATTTCTTTTCTTCTTCGGCCGGCAAAGGCGAGATTGCCCCAAGCATATAAGGCGTACAAACAAGGGCATCCTCTGGGGCCTCATCTAAGCTCACGAGGTTGAAGCTTTTGCCCTTCGTAAGGGCGTCATCAATCATTGCCAATCCGTCCGAGATTTCGCCCCCGCCACCTGTGCCAAGAATGGTCGCGCCAAAGAGGATATCTTCTAGGTTCTGTCGAGACAGTTTTTTCATAGTTTCATTCCAAGAAATAGAAGCGCGGTCAGTCGCGTGAGGCGCCAAGAAGTTTCAGAAGATCGGTGAACATCGACAAGACAAGCAGGGTTCCGATGGTCAGAAGCGCAAAGCCCATGGCCGCTGAGGCCACTACGGGCGTGTAACCGTAACGTACGTTGTTAAAGATGCGGATCGGAAGTGTTTCAACGGCAAAACCAGAAACCATGTACGAGATGAGATATTCATTCACCGAAATGATGGCGACCAGAGCATAGCCTGTGATGGCATAGGGCAAAACCAGAGGGAAAATCACCTTGATAAATGTCTGCCAAGGCGTTGCGCCCATAGTGCGAGAGGCTTCTATGACGTCATCGGAAAGTGCTGCAAAACCGCGCGCGATGATGACAAGAGGAAGTGTCACAAAGAAGACGCCGTGGGATATTACTGTAGCTTCTGCGCGACCGTACCAACCCATTTCCGCCCAAAAGACACTGGCACCCATCGCGATAATAATTGGCGGCAACATGAAGGGGCCAAGCCCAAGACCAAATACCAATTTACCAAACCCGGATTTCAGACGCCAGAGGACGTAATTCGCGGCCAATGCGATTGTCACGGCAATCAGACCCGCAAAGAACGCGATGATGAGCGAGTTGCGGATGGGTAGCAGCCAATCCGGTTCGGTTAGAAGCTGTGTGTACCATTGCATGGACAGCTCTTGCGGTGGGAAGGAGATGTTGCTGGCTGAATTGACCGATACGCCAGCAACAATCAAGAACGGTAGGATCAACCCGGCGCCGATAGAGCAAATGAACAGGCGTTTTAGGACTAGGATCATGACCGTTCTCCTTGTTCCCTAGTGCGCGAGGCATAGGCCAGCGATCCGATGATGATGAGAGTAAAGATCAGCATTACAACCGAAAGTGCCGCACCAAGTGGCATGTTTGCGTCGCCAACGGCCTTGTCGGTGATGATCACCGTCATGTTCCAATCCTGCGGACGACCCAGCATGGTCGGCATGACGAAAACGCCGAGAAAATAGACGAACATTGTGACCAGCGCAGAGATCAGACCCGCCTTGAAATTCGGCAGGATCACCTTTGAGAAAACCCTCATTGGCGGGGTTCCCAACGTCAAAGCGGCTTCTTCAATACTGCGGTCCCGGCGGGCGAGCTGCGGTAGAAACATTAGGGCGACGAGCGAGAACCCAAGGGTCACGTACCCGACCATCATGGCTCCGAAGCTTGGCGATAGTGACCGTGGATCTTCCCAGAGGCCGGCCCAACCCAAGAATTTTGGAATGCCAGAGTTTTCAGAAAACAATATGAGCCAGGCAAAGCCAATGATCACCTCACTCAGGCACATGAGCGAAAGCAAAAGAATGACCCAGAACAATTGCCAGCGGCGGGACATGTCGACGATGATGTACATGGCTGGAAAGGCCAGAAGGACAACAATCACGGCTCCCAGCGAGGCTGACCATAGCGATCTTAAAGAGATTACGTAGTAAAAGCTGGAAAAGAACTTGCTGTAATTGTCCCAAACGAAGGCGACTTTGTAAAAACCTAATGGGTCGCGTTCATAAAAGCTCACGACCACCATAAAGGCGAGTGGAGCAAGGAAGAACAGGCTCATCATTCCCAATGGGAACAGGCCAATCATATGGGGAACCGCTTTACCTTTCATGATGGGATCACCCATGCATGATCAAAGTCGAAGTTTATTTCGACCCGGTCGCCAACCGCAAATTTCGGTGCGCGGTCTGACACCATTGTGTGGATAAAGCTGCGGTTGCCCACGCTGAGTTCCGTTTCGATCGAAGCACCAAGCAGGCGGACAAAGTCAACTGTGCCCACCAATCCGGTGCTGTCAGCGGATGCCGCGCTTAGTTGCAGGTATTCAGGACGAACAGCCACAGTGTGTTTGCCCGCGAGTTTAGAAAATTCACCATTTGGCTGTCCCAGGTTTGCCTCTTCAAGCAAGGCATCGCCGCCGGGAGTGAAGACAGGGCTGAAGATGTTGTTTGTGCCCATGAAATCCGCGACGAAACGGGTTTTTGGATGTGCATAAACTTCAGTGGGTGTACCCGCCTGTTCGATCCGCCCTTCGTTCAAAATAACGATCCGATCGGCAATCGACATGGCCTCGTGCTGGTCGTGTGTCACGAAGATCGTGGTCACGCCCAGCTTGCGTTGCAGTTTTTTGACTTCGATCTGAAGATGTTCTCGCAAGCCCGCATCAAGGGCACTGAACGGTTCGTCCATCAGGAAGAGCTTCGGCTCGATTGCCAGCGCTCGAGCGATTGCGACGCGTTGCCTTTGACCACCCGAGAGCGCGGAAACTTTGCGTTTGTACAGTCCCGCAAGGCCGACAACATCGAGCAACTCTGTGGCTTTCGCTTTGCGTTTAGACTTCTCTACGCCGCGCACTTCCAGTCCATAAGCAATGTTGTCGCCCACATTCAGATGGGGAAACAGGGCAAGACTTTGGAAGACCATGCCAACATTTCGTTTATGGCAGGCAACTTCCGAGAGATCAGAGTTGTTCAATCGCAGATCGCCCGAGGTCTTATCTTCGAGCCCCGCGATGATGCGCAACAAGGTTGTCTTGCCGCATCCCGATCCACCCAAAAGGCATATGAATTCGCCGGAGCCAATTTCGAGGTTCACATCACGCAATGCAGTGAAGGTACCAAAAGATTTCTGAATATTTGATAGGGACAAATTGGCCATGGGTATGTCTTTCTATTTGCCGCGCCGACATCGGTTTGGTGGTTACGACACCGGCGCAGCTTAAGTCACAAAGTCGGTCCGACTTAACGCGAAATCATCTCAAGATATTTGTCAGACAACCAATCGCCTTCACGCAGATGAATTGCTGTTTGAGTACGAATGGCATTCCCAGTGGTGCTAATGGCTGCAAATTCTTCATCCGTCAGATCCATTGTCTCGCGCTTGGCAACTGGGGCCACGCCGAGATTGCGGGCCAGTTTTGCCTGGATGTCTGGACGGATCATATAGTTGATGAATTGCTCTGCCGCATCGATGTTCTTGGAGTCACGAGGTACAATCCAATAGGCGTCTCCAAGAATGCCACCCTCTTGCGGGAAAGTAGATGTCACCGGGCGCCCGTCCGCTGCGGAAAGCATGGTTACGTCATGGTAGTACAGGCCACCTGCAAGCTCTCCCGCTTCAAGACTTTGCTGGAATTGACCTTCATCACGATACCAGAGCTGCACCTGAGGCTTTAGCTCTGCGATTTTCGCGATGATCTGCTCCAGACCCTCGCGGGTTTCCATGGTGTCATACCCGTCAAAGAAGGTCAGAGCTGTGGCTTCAATCAGACCGCTGTTGGAGTTTGAGGTCAGTCCAAGCTTTCCATCCCAATCACGTGTCCATAGATCAGCCCACGAAGTGGGCGCATCTGGGGCTGCGTCGGTATTTGTGACAAAAGTCGTAAACCAAGTCAGCGCTCCGACGGCATTCAGGGCGCCATCTTCACTTTCTTTGGTGAACCCATCCAGCAGCGTTGCCGTGTTGGGGATATCTGCGGCATCAAGATTGGCCCAAAGACCGATTGATTGACCACGGATGAAAACCTCATCGGCCACCAGCGACAGATCCGCAGGCGCCTTTTTGGCGCGCGCCGCATTTGTCAGCTGTGTCAGCCATGCTTGGTCAGCTGGCTGCGCAATGGAGCGCACTTCAATTCCGGTTTCCTCTGTAAATCCAGGATAAATCGCGGATTTCAGTGTTTCTTCAAAAAATCCGCCCCATGCACTGACGGTGATTTCCTCCGCAGAAGAGTTAGAAACCATTGCTGTTGCCAACCCCGCCGCGATAGCAAGTGTTTTGACTGAATTCATGATTTGAACTCCCTGTGTTTTGCTGGCAAGCAAAAGCGCTAGCTTGCCGTTGATCAGATTTAGCGTTTCAACAAACCTATGATGCATGCATAATTAGAAACCATATCAATCAGGTGATGTATGCATAATCCACACTACATGCTTGCCGAATTCGGCTTAAGTTTCAAACAGTTCTAACTGGAGACACGATGCGTCTATCCGACATCGATTTGCGTTTGCTACGTGTTTTTAAAGCCGTCGCTGAAACCGGTGGATTTGTAAAAGCACAAGGACAGCTGGGAATCAGCCAGCCAGCGATCAGCGCGCACATAGCCAATCTCGAACAACGGCTGAACGTGCGACTTTGTAATCGCGGGCGACAAGGGTTTTCCCTGACGGCTGCTGGCAATGAAGTTTTGGAGGAGACCAATAAGCTCCTGAGTCATCTCGACTCCTACGCTTCAAAGCTGAATGAAATCGGTGGAAGAGCGAAGCAGCTTCTCCGGATTGGTGTGGTTGATTGTTTGGTAACAGACGACGCCAACCCGGTGAGCCGTGGAATAGAAGCAATCAATGCAGCCTTTGACCAACTGCGTATCCGCATCGGGGTATATGATTACCTTGATAACTTGACAGAGCTTCGTGCAGGACGGCTGGATATCGTGGTGGTGGGTACCACTTGGGAAGCGCAAGTACCCGAAGATTTGGAAACCCTTCACCTTTATGATGAGACAAGCGGGTTGTTTTGCTCTCCGCAACATCCATGCGGCCAGACAACAGACGCCGACACCCAAGAGGCGCATCTAAAAAGCAGCAAAATATCTGCTCATAGCTTTTTGAATAACCCGATTGATGAGAGTCTTGAAATCCATCTGCTCGAAGAAAATGCGGAAGTCTCTCAGGGAAACATTGAATCAACAACTTATTTGACGCTTGCCGGTACCCACGTGGGGCTCATTCCAAAACATTACGCTGATCGCTGGGTGCGAACCGGAAAACTCGTGCCTGTCGCACCCGACCGATACCAAGTTGTCTCGCAAATTCACGCTGTCCGGTTGAGATCTAAGACACCCAATGACGTTGCAGATCACATTTGGAAACACCTTAAGATGCAAAGAAAGGCCTAAGCAGATGTATTTCTGCTGATGATGTTTGGATCACCCAAATTGTCTGTTTCAGCGTGTGAAAATTTCTTAGCGTGTGCCGACACATCGGATCCGAAGGTTTAGATCCTGATTCATCTAGAACAGCAGTTCTTTATCTGACGGAGGCAAAATTGTTCGTTGATGCAAATTTTGATGGTGGGAATATCGACCTCGCAGATTGCAGGGAAAACGGAGAAATTGAACTTCGTATCCGTCCAGACTCTGCGTCATCTCATGCTCAGTGGTTCTATTTTCGCGTATTGGGTGCTGGCGGACAACATTGCAAGTTTTCAATTCTGAATGCCGGAGAAGCCTCATATCCCGAAGCCTGGACAGATGGTTCGGTTGTTATGTCACGCAATCAAGTGGACTGGTTCCGAGTGCCGACAACCTATGCGGACGGGTGTTTGACATTCTCCTACAAATGCCCGTTTGAAGTTCTCTACGTTGCGCTTAGTCCGCCTTATTCTTACGACCGCCACCAAGGCCTGATCAGCAACGCACTGGCCACGGACACCTGTCGTCTCGCCGCCGTTGTTCAATCTGTCCAAGGCCGGCCAGTCGAGGTCCTGCAGATAGGAGACGCACCTGAAAAGTCACCTGCTGTTTGGGTCATCGCACGACAACACCCTGGTGAACCAATGGCTGAATGGTTCATGGAAGGCTTAATAGAGCGTCTCCTGTCTTCGCCGGACCCTTTGACAACAAAACTTCGCAAGACACTTCGCTTCTTTCTCGTTCCAAATATGAACCCTGATGGAAGTATTGCTGGTAATCTGCGCACCAACGCTGCTGGCGTGGACTTAAACCGGGCTTGGGCAGCTCCGGATGAGCAGGTCAGCCCAGAAGTTGCGGGCGTCATGCACCTGATGAAAGAGCGAGGCGTCGATCTGTTTCTTGATATTCATGGGGACGAAGAGTTCCGGTTTGTGTTCGCTGCAGGTTGTGAAGGCATTCCCGATTTTTGCGAGCGAATGGCCAAGAATGATCAAAACTTTAGACAAGATTTTCAGAGCGCGAACGCTGATTTTTTGACCAGAAATGGATACCCTTCCGATCCGCCTGGGGGTGCCGATTTGTCAATCGCTTGCAATCAAATCGGACACAGGTTCAGGTGCTTGTCGATGACTATCGAAATGCCGTTCAAAGAGAATGCAGCGAGAGTGAATGATCCAGAAGGTTGGGGTATACGTCACAGCAAAGAACTCGGTGCCGCCATTCTGTATCCAATTGCGAAAAAGTTTCAGTTGACAGGCACCACATGATCAGTCGCCGGCCTCTGGCCCACAGCTGACATTTCTGCACGTGTCTAAATGTTGCAATGCAGCCCGCCTAACCGATCATTCGCTGCGCTCGCGCTGTCAAAAGACTTTGGAGTTCATCGCGTTGGCTTTCGCTGCGTCCGCAAATTATGACTTTTGGGTCTTAAGATCGACTTGCATTACTAGCTCTTCCTATCAAAGTGACTTCCATCATTCTTTGTGGCAGACCAATTCCAAGCAATGGGCGACTTCCGTTTCAACGCTCCGCTCAGATGACGCCGCATAAGGTAAGATGCATCCACAATTTCACCGCATTCAAGAAGATTAATAATCTCGAGGTGTTCGCTGCATTGTTCAACAATGCGTTCGCGGTTGATCTCTGCTCGATATTCCATCAATCGGCGCATTCGGTTCACACGCTGCAACGCCATCAAAAAAAACGGATTGCCGGAAAGCCGAATGAGTTCTTCGTGGAAATCCGATCCATTTCGCAACAAAACTTCACCTGGAGTTTCCGAAATATCCTTTTCCAACATTCCTGCCTGAGTTCGCTTCAACTCGTCGAGTACTTTGCGGTCAACTTCGAAGCTAGGTTCCAGCATTGCCGCTGGCTCGATGGCCATGCGAAATTGATAAATCTCGTCGAAAGCTTCGGCAGTCTTAGCAACCGGTAGAAGTTTCCAGCCATAGCCATCCTTGGGTTCAGCCCAGCCTTCGCGTGTCGCGCGGCTTAGGAGTTCCTGCGTACCTGATTTGGTTAGGCTGTATTTCTGGCGCAAACTTTGTTCTGTGACGATTTCAGGCAGAACATCTGTCAACCAATCCTCAGCAAATTGTTGATAAACACTTGCGTCTGTGCTCTGATCCTCAGCGAATTCTTGGATCAGAGAGCGATCAATCTGCTCAGGTACAAAATAACCACGGTTAGGAATTCGTTCCAAAACCTTTGCTTGCTCTAAAGCGATCAAAGCGTCCCTCACCGGCGTACGGGAAACCTGATAGCTATTCGCAATCGTCTGAGTCCCGATGTGTGATCCTGCCTTTAGCGCCCCACTCAGTATTTCTTGAGCGACGCGGAGGGCAATCTTGTTGCTTAGATCGGTGGTTCGCAAGTCTCTTACCTCAGCTTTCGTCTTCAATTTGGCTTAAGCCTAGATTGGTTTTATGCCGAGATAAGAGCCAAAACTCAACCGAGAAGTTACTTTGGTTATATCAGTAGCAATATCCAAAAACCTCCAAATATTTTTATTTTTCGACATCAAATAATCACAAATATCGCTGATTTTATTATAAATCTCTCAATTGCAAGTCATTCAAAATTGGCTTTCTGCGTTTTCATGTGCAATTTAATATTGGCTTTTAGTGTCCCGATATGCAAATTTGTCGTGACGAAGAATCGTCTAGCAAAACTGGGAGGAAAATCATTTTGTTTAGAAAAATCGCAATCGCTGGTGTTTCCGCGGCCATGATGATGGGCGCTACAGGCGCCAATGCTGAATTCAAAGCGGACAGCCCACAATGTATCGCCCCATCGAACCCTGGTGGTGGCTGGGATTTCATCTGCCGCACAACAGCGAAGTATCTGTTTGACCTTGGCATCATCGAAGATTCAATGCAGGTCACCAATATGTCCGGTGGCGGCGGTGGTGTTGCCTTCGCTCACGTCACTAAAGAGCGTGACGACGACAACAACCTGATCGTTGCGGCGTCTATGTCCACCAGCGCTCGTATCGCTCAGGGCATTTATGAAAACGCAACGCAAGACGACGTCCACTTCCTGGCAACCTTTGGTGCAGAATACGGCGCAATTGCTGTACGCGCTGACTCTCCTTATCAAACACTCGCAGACATGATGGATGACATCCTGAAAGATCCGCGTTCTGTTGGTATCGCGGGTGGTTCGTCCGTTGGTTCCTTCGACCACATAAAACCGATGCTGGTTGCACGTGAGGCCGGTATGGAAGATGTCACCCAGCTGAAATACGTGTCCTTTGACGGTGGCGGGGAAGCGATGACAGGTCTGCTGTCTGGTGCGACCGAAGCACTGTCTGGTGACTTCTCAGAGATGCTGGGCTTCCTGGAATCCGGCGACATCCGTATTATTGGTATCATGGCGCCTGAGCGTCTGAAGAACTACCCTGATATCCCAACAGCAAAAGAGCTGGGCTATGACGTCGTGGGTGCGAACTGGCGTGGTCTCTACATGCCGGCAGGTTCTTCTGATGAAGCGAAAGAGTTCTGGTCCGACGCGATCAAAACTCTGACCGAAGATCCGGGTTTCCAAGCAGAACTGGAAGCGGCCGCAATCGCTCCGTTCAACAACTTTGGCGACGACATGTACAACTTCGTAGCGGGCAGCATTGCTGACGTAGAGAAGCTGTCTCGTGAGATCGGCATCATCAAGTAAGCGCAAGCTTTCTGATACTCCGGGCTGGTCTGAGAATTTCGGATCAGCCCACACTTATTCTTTATTGGAGGCAAAAATGAGTGACCGCATTTTCGGCGGCTTTGGATTGGCGCTGGCCATCTTCTATATTTGGGCCGCTTCCACAATCAAAGACAGCTTCATGGTTGATGTGGTCGGGCCGCGCGCCTTCCCGTACATCGTTGGCACCATTGTTGGTCTTTGCTCCATCTATTTCATCGTCCGTCCCGACGATGAGCCGGAATGGCCTCAAGCACGCGCATTTGCAGAGATTGTTTTCGCAGCGGCGGTAATGTTCGCCTACTGCTTAGCTCTGCCAGAATTCGGCTTCGTAATTTCCACAATCTTTGCAACGGCCTACCTGACTTGGCGCCTCGGCACCGCGCCGCTTTGGTCGATAGTTTCAGGCGTTGCGACTTCTGTCGGGATTTACGTTGTTTTCCACCTCATCCTCGGCCTTTCTCTGGCTGAAGGTCCATTGGGTTTCTAAAGGACTGAAACTATGGAAATTCTATCACTTCTCGCAGAGGGTTTCGGGGTTGCGTTAACACCGACGAACCTATTTCTCGCGATTATTGGCTGTTTCTTGGGCACCCTGATGGGCGCGCTTCCAGGACTTGGGCCAGCAAACGGCGTTGCGATCCTTATCCCGATCGCTTTCTCTTTGGGCCTTGAC carries:
- a CDS encoding ABC transporter permease produces the protein MILVLKRLFICSIGAGLILPFLIVAGVSVNSASNISFPPQELSMQWYTQLLTEPDWLLPIRNSLIIAFFAGLIAVTIALAANYVLWRLKSGFGKLVFGLGLGPFMLPPIIIAMGASVFWAEMGWYGRAEATVISHGVFFVTLPLVIIARGFAALSDDVIEASRTMGATPWQTFIKVIFPLVLPYAITGYALVAIISVNEYLISYMVSGFAVETLPIRIFNNVRYGYTPVVASAAMGFALLTIGTLLVLSMFTDLLKLLGASRD
- a CDS encoding winged helix-turn-helix transcriptional regulator, with the protein product MPRRPNIPHSERNCSWARTLDILGDSWSLLVIRELMVGVDRFTLMQERLGISKGILTARLKHLADHGLVEAIQKDKEHPRYGLTEKGYDLFAVLVGIGQWGDKWVFGKDNEPISVLDGRSGSKLAPLKVQTTDGVTLSPEQLRFEAGPGANDATRQSLAKLLSSKSD
- a CDS encoding AraC family transcriptional regulator; its protein translation is MKRALDFRSSQLGYPLLVLKLQRYVLIMRLEKNEKFTLNPGWRILFSEMNLPVGETLRRAGLSPRLFEKLPVTLDAASFFRFWKAMEKAGNDLEIPILMAKSLDVEVFSPPLYSAVCSHNLRQAAERIRRYKALMGPITLDIEDTPKQLKIIWRWPLHLEPPLGFLLADMLFWVYLARKCTRFNIAPREVTVPILPSSLTDYLDYLGAPLTRADEVSLTFSGTDAELDFLSSNDAIWSAFEPKLRDQLAELQSGTSVTDQVRIALMRAIPAGTATASHVAETLSITTRTLQRRLQTEGASFKSVLNATRADLARHYLTTSTLPLYEISFLIGYKEPSSFNRAFREWEGMTPEEFRNC
- a CDS encoding ABC transporter ATP-binding protein; protein product: MANLSLSNIQKSFGTFTALRDVNLEIGSGEFICLLGGSGCGKTTLLRIIAGLEDKTSGDLRLNNSDLSEVACHKRNVGMVFQSLALFPHLNVGDNIAYGLEVRGVEKSKRKAKATELLDVVGLAGLYKRKVSALSGGQRQRVAIARALAIEPKLFLMDEPFSALDAGLREHLQIEVKKLQRKLGVTTIFVTHDQHEAMSIADRIVILNEGRIEQAGTPTEVYAHPKTRFVADFMGTNNIFSPVFTPGGDALLEEANLGQPNGEFSKLAGKHTVAVRPEYLQLSAASADSTGLVGTVDFVRLLGASIETELSVGNRSFIHTMVSDRAPKFAVGDRVEINFDFDHAWVIPS
- a CDS encoding ABC transporter permease, whose protein sequence is MGDPIMKGKAVPHMIGLFPLGMMSLFFLAPLAFMVVVSFYERDPLGFYKVAFVWDNYSKFFSSFYYVISLRSLWSASLGAVIVVLLAFPAMYIIVDMSRRWQLFWVILLLSLMCLSEVIIGFAWLILFSENSGIPKFLGWAGLWEDPRSLSPSFGAMMVGYVTLGFSLVALMFLPQLARRDRSIEEAALTLGTPPMRVFSKVILPNFKAGLISALVTMFVYFLGVFVMPTMLGRPQDWNMTVIITDKAVGDANMPLGAALSVVMLIFTLIIIGSLAYASRTREQGERS
- a CDS encoding DUF917 domain-containing protein; amino-acid sequence: MKKLSRQNLEDILFGATILGTGGGGEISDGLAMIDDALTKGKSFNLVSLDEAPEDALVCTPYMLGAISPLPAEEEKKYERLPRMAEPSILAAFNRFEDYLGRKFYGTISCELGGSNTAAAFYAAAMADAYIIDADPAGRAVPEITHSTYYINGLPAAPIVTANAFGETIICENVMDDERAEHIVRALSVVSRNDIAAIDHALEIREIRHAVIPGAISMAMRMGETWRKTKGRGADVPEAIANEGRGAVVFRGIVGENSWKTEDGFTIGDIAIEGTGEHSGDQYRIWLKNENMIGRLNDQVHATIPDLICLIDIETGDPVTNPNYFRGQKVSVVILPAPAPFLTPKGLSAFGPAYLGLKQSYQPALK